From the genome of Thermotoga sp. Mc24:
TTCAAAAGCTATTCCGAGTTTCTCGGCTTTTTTCCTCTGAGACTTTAAATAAGAAAGAGTCGATGGATCATCTGTGCACACAACGCTGACCAGTTTGGGAGTGAAACCGAGTTTTTCTATTCTCTCTTTTGTTCTTTCCTCGATGCTTTGAGCTATTGTCTTACAGTCGATCCACACGTTGTGACCCCCTTCATGAAACACCCACTACGTTACCATCATTGTCTACGTCCATATTCAAGGCGTTTGGTCTTTCCGGAAGACCAGGCATCAAATTTATATCCCCTGAAAGAGCAACAACGAAACCTGCTCCAGCAGATACGAGAAAATCACTGACAACGAACGTGTATCCTTCGGGTGCACCTCTGAGAGATGGATTGTGGGAAATGGACTTTGGAGTTTTGGCAACGATCACGGGAAGATCATCAAAACCGTGTTTTTTGATAAACTTAAGAGCATTTTTTGCGGCATCGGAAAATTCCACTCTTCCGGCTCTGTAGATTTCTTTTGCAAGGATCTCTATCTTCTTTTCCACAGGATCGTTCATCTCGTAGAGGTAAACCGGTTTTACATCCTTTGCAGCTTCCATCACAGCTTTTGCGAGTTCGATGCCGCCTTCACTACCCTTTTCGAAGACCTCGCTGACTGCCACCCTCACACCGAGTCTTTCGCATTCTTTCATCACGTAAGCGATTTCCTTTTCTGTGTCCGTACCGAACCTGTTCAGCGCTATCACGACGGGTAGATTGAATTTTCTCAGATTTTCGACGTGTACTTTGAGATTCTTGAATCCTTCTTTGAGGGCTTCCAGGTTTTCCTCGTGGATGTTTTTGAGGTCCGCGCCACCGTGGTACTTCAAAGCTCTCACTGTGGTCACCAGAACGGCTGCGTTCGGATAAAAGCCACCGATACGGGAAACAAAGTCGATGAATTTTTCAGCACCGAGGTCTGCGCCAAAACCCGCTTCCGTGACAGTGTATTCGGAGAGTTTCATAGCCATCTTCGTCGCTATGATGGAATTGGTACCGTGTGCGATGTTGGCGAAAGGTCCGCAGTGTATGAGCGCTGGAGTTCCTTCTGTTGTCTGAACAAGATTGGGATTCATGGCATCTTTCAAAAGAACGGCCATGGCACCCTGAATTCCAAAATCAGAGACCCTGACGATTTTCCTGTCAGTGTTGAGCGCTACGATTATTCTTCCAAGCCTTTCTTTCAGATCCTTCATGTTTTCAGACAGAGCCAGAATGGCCATCACTTCGGAAGCGGCTGTGATTATGAATCCATCCTCTCTTGGAAATCCGTTTGCCGATCCTCCAAGACCGACCACTATGTTTCTCAAAGCACGATCGTTCATGTCCATAGTTCGCTTCCAAAATACTCTTGTTATGTCTATTTTGAGTTCGTTGCCGTGTTTTATGTGGGAATCCAGAACGGCCGCCAGCAGATTGTGAGCGGAGGCCACGGCGTGTGTATCTCCTGTGAAATGAAGGTTTATTTCATCGGAAGGAAGAACCCTCGACCTGCCACCTCCTGTCGCACCGCCTTTCAATCCAAGGGTGGGGCCGAGGGAAGGTTCTCTCAAAGTAACTATCGATTTCTTACCGATTTTGTTCAGAGACATGGAAAGTCCTATGCTAGTGGTAGTTTTTCCTTCACCTGCAGGGGTGGGGGTAACCGCCGTCACGAGAATCAGTTTTCCGTCTTCACGATTTTCGAGACTTTTCAAGAATCTGTGGTCGATCTTCGCTATGTAGTGGCCGTAAGGATAGAGAACATCGTCTTTCAATCCCAACTGATCGGCGATCTCTTTGATCGGTTTCAAGATTATCACCTTCAAAGTTCGAATTTTTCTTTTGGAGCGTGTTCTTTGGCGATTCTGTCCAGTATTCCGTTGACGAATTTTCCGCTGTTTTCTGTACCGTATCTCTTGGCTATTTCTATGGCTTCATCGATGGTCACTTCTATAGGGATGTCTTTTTCGAAGAGAAGTTCGTATGTAGCGAGTCTCAGAACGTTTCTGTCCACAACCGATAGTCGGTTCAAAGACCACTTTTCCAGATATCGGGAAATGAGATCGTCTATCATGGGAAGGTTCTCTTTTATACCTTTTATGTATCGTTGGGCATCTTCTTTTGCCTTTTTATCGTAGGTTTCATCCAGAATTTCCTCAAGAATCTGCTCAAGATCTTCGTCTCTTCTGAATTCATGCTGAAAAAGGGCTTTGAAGACAGCAAGCCTCATTCTTCGCCTCGGTGTTTTCATGTCTGGATCTCCTTTCCAGATTTATTCTTTCTTTTCTTCATCCTCCTTGGTTTCTTCTGGTTCTTCTTCCAGTTCCTCTTCTTTCTCAAAGACGTTCTCCACTGTGACGTTGATGGATTCCACTTTCATGGATGTCATCATTTCAACATCGTGTTTGATCTTTTCAGTGAGTTTGGAAACGTATTCCGGGATCGACTCGCCGTAGGGCACATCGATTTTGAACTCGATCACAAGGCTGTCATCCGGGTTTCTGGTAACATCGAGGCTCTTTCTGATCTTCTTGATAACCTTCGAGCTCACATCTCCCAAAAACTCTTCGATACTTCTGATTGCGATTTCTTTTATCACCCCGTCGGATATTTCGATGTTCTTGTATTCTTCCGCCATAAAGATCCCCCCTTTTATACTCTTCCAACGTACTCTCCTGTTCTCGTATCAACTTTTATTTTATCACCAACTTCGATAAAGTAAGGTACAGTGATCTTCAATCCAGTTTCAAGAACCGCAGGTTTTCCTCCACCAGAAACGGTGTCGCCTTTAAAGGATGGTTCTGTCTCCACCACTGTCAGTTCAACGGTGGTTGGGAGTTCTATTCCTATGGGTGTTCCTTCGTGAAACACGAGGTCCAATTCCATGTTTTCAACCAGGTAGTATTTTGCATCGCCTATTTCTTCCTCACTCAGAGCGTGTTGTTCATAATCATCGAGCGTCATGAAATAATAGTGATCTCCGTCTCTGTAAAGGTACTGGGCTTTCCTGAAAGAGAGCTCTGCTTCTGGGACCTTATCACCACTTGGAAAGTTCACTTCCCTGACGAGCCCTGTTTTCACATTCTTGAGTTTTGTTCTGATGAGTCCGCTTCCTCTTCCCATGAAGTGTTTGCTCGCCTCGAGGACTCTGTATATTTCTCCATCGTAGATGATGAACATACCCTTCTTCAGATCACCTACTTCGATCATCTGAACACCTCCTTACAACAAAATCTACGAGGGGATTTCCTCCCCTCGTAGAATTTTATCATGAACGATTTTTCAGAGCATCTCTTTAAGTCTGTAGATTATTCCTTCTTTATCCAGACCGTACAGTTTGTAGAGCATTTCGTAGCTACCGGACACGGCGAACTCTGGGACACCTGCTCTCACGTACTTCTTTGGGAGAATACCGTTTTCAAGAAGGACGGTTCCAAGGTAACTTCCGAGCCCTGTGAAAACGTTGTGATCTTCCACAACGAGAACGGGTTTTCCATTGACCATCTTCAGGGTTTCTATATCGAGGTCCACCGGACAGGAGACGTTCAGAACGGTTACGTTCACTCCTTCTTTCTTGAGTTCATCTGCGGCACTCACAGCTTCGCAGAGTGTGGAACCGTAGGTGATGATCACCGCATCGTCACCTTTTCTAACGACATCGATCTTTCCATATTCGAAGGTGTAACCCTCTCCGAAGAAGGGTTTCCCGTTTTCATCGAGGATGATGGGAAGATTGGATCTTCCCATGGCGATCACGAAGTTCCCGTATTCCTTCGCAGCGTACCTCACAGCTCTGTCTGTCTGGTTGGGGTCACCGGGAACGATCACTTTGAAGCCATACCAGTTCATCGGCCCCGAAACGTAGTCGAGTCCATGGTGAGTCTTTCCGTCCTCTCCCACGTTGAGTCCACAGTGCGTGACAACGACTTTGAGATTCGTTCCGTTGATGGCGTTCAGCCTGTGCTGGTTGTAGGTTTCGGAAATTCCAAAAACACCGAAGTCGGCGAAAAACGTGATCACGCCCTCCGCGGAGAGTGCCCCCGCCATGGCAGCAGCGTTGTGTTCCTGAACACCCACTTCCAGGAGTTTCTCAGGGAACTCTTTGTCGAGCAAATCGAGTTTGACCGATCCCTTCAGGTCGCAGTCCACAGCGACGATGGGAGTGGCTTCTGGATTGTTCACGTTCTTCTTCACCAGATCCAGAAGGGCTTTTCCGAATGCGCTTCTGTTGTCGGTAGATGAGGTGTAGGTGATGGGTTCTCCCGTGTCGATCTTGATCGGATAAGTCTTGTAAACCTTCCTGTGTTTTTCCGCTGGAAGCTGTTTTCTTTTTTCGATGTACACATCCACGTCGTTTTCAATTCCGAGTTCCGCAAGGGCTTTTTCGAGTTCTTCTCTGTTCAGAGGTTTCCCGTGGTATTTCACCTCGTTTTCCATGAAGGAAACACCTTTTCCCATGACAGTTTTGGCGAGAATGGCAACGGGATTCAATTCGTCTTCTATTGCTTCTTTCAGTGCGAGGTAGATTTGTTCGTAGTCGTGCCCGTCGATTTCGATGACTCTCCAGCCGTCCGCTAAGTAGTTTTCCTTTATGTTCACGGGCATGACGTCTCTGGCACGGCCACTGATCTGGGCGTCGTTGTAGTCGATGATCACCGTGAGATTCGTGACACCGTACTTTTTCGCCACTCTTCTTGCCTCCGCTACCTGTCCTTTTGCCTGTTCCGCGTCGCTCATGAAAACAAAGACGTGGTAGTCGTTTCCTGTGAACCTGGATGCGAGGGCAAAACCGAGTCCGGCTGAAAGACCCTGACCGAGGTTTCCGGTTGACCAGTCGATGATACCAACACCTCGGGTCACATGCCCTTCAAAAACAGAAGCGTGATGTCTGAACCCTGTGAGGACTTCTTCGAGATCGACAAACCCTAAACGAGCCATAGCTGCGTAAACACCTGGAGAGGTATGACCGTGACTGATCACGACTCTGTCTCTTGCGGGATCATCGACGGGTTTGAGTTTTGCGTACTTGAAGACGGTAAGATAAAGATCGATCGAAGACATGGACCCTCCAGGATGGCCTGAGTTAGCTATGTAGGTCATTTTCAGTATGTCACCGCGGCAGAGTCTTCCGAGTTCTTTCAACTCTTTGAGTTCACTTTCTGGAAGTTTCTCATAGGGAAACCTTTCCATCGTTAAACTTCACCTCCCACAACTGGGTCATAATATTGATCAAGAGATAGTTTTACCTGTCCTTTGAGATTCTACCATTATAGATATGTTAAAAAGTTTTCCAGGAGGAAAAAATTGTGTTCAAGCTGGTGAGTGAATTTAAGCCAACGGGTGATCAGCCACAGGCCATAGAAAAACTTGTGGAAGGTTTGAACAGGGGAATGAGGTTTCAAACACTCCTTGGTGTTACGGGGAGTGGAAAGACTTTCACCATGGCCAACGTGATAGCGCGTGTAAACAGACCCGCCCTTGTGATCTCGCCAAACAAGACGCTTGCCGCCCAGCTGTATCAGGAGTTCAAAACGTTCTTTCCGGAAAATCGAGTGGAGTTCTTCATAAGTTACTACGATTACTATCAGCCAGAGGCCTACATTCCAACGAAGGATCTTTACATAGAGAAGAACGCCGACATCAACGATGTGATCGTGCGAATGAGAATGTCCACGTTGAAATCTGTGAGAACTCGCCGCGATGTGGTGGTAGTTGCCAGTGTTTCGTGTATTTACGCCACGGGGGATCCGAACGATTTCGACAGGATGAACATAAATCTCGCCGTTGGAGATAGAATAGACGTTATGGAACTCGCGGAAAGACTGGCAAGGATAGGCTATCAGAGAACGGAGGATGTGTCTCTTTCTGGATGCTTCAGACTGAGAGGAGACACGGTGGAGATCTACCCGACGTATCAGGATGAGGGAATCAGGATCGAATTTTTCGGGGACGAAGTGGATTCGATAGCGTTGATAGACAGATTCAATCGCAATACGTTGGAGCGTCTCGACAAGATCATCATCTATCCTGCCGTTGAATTTGTCACAACGGAGGAGAAACTCAAAAGGGCCGTCGAATCAATAGAAGAGGAGCTTAACGAAAGACTCTCGGAGCTCAAAAAACAGGGAAAGATTCTCGAGTACGAACGCTTGAAGCAGAGAACTCTGAACGACATAGAGTTACTGGAGACCATGGGATACTGCCCGGGGATAGAGAACTACTCCAGGCACTTCGATGGAAGAAAACCTGGAGAGCCTCCGTACACACTTCTCGATTATTTCGATGAAGACTTCATCGTGTTCATAGACGAATCACACATCACGGTTCCTCAACTCAGGGCCATGTACAACGGAGACAGATCCAGGAAGAAAAATCTGGTCGAATACGGTTTTCGCCTGCCTTCCGCTTACGACAACAGACCACTGACTTTTGAAGAATTTTTGAAAAAAACAGG
Proteins encoded in this window:
- the nusB gene encoding transcription antitermination factor NusB, which gives rise to MKTPRRRMRLAVFKALFQHEFRRDEDLEQILEEILDETYDKKAKEDAQRYIKGIKENLPMIDDLISRYLEKWSLNRLSVVDRNVLRLATYELLFEKDIPIEVTIDEAIEIAKRYGTENSGKFVNGILDRIAKEHAPKEKFEL
- a CDS encoding formate--tetrahydrofolate ligase: MKPIKEIADQLGLKDDVLYPYGHYIAKIDHRFLKSLENREDGKLILVTAVTPTPAGEGKTTTSIGLSMSLNKIGKKSIVTLREPSLGPTLGLKGGATGGGRSRVLPSDEINLHFTGDTHAVASAHNLLAAVLDSHIKHGNELKIDITRVFWKRTMDMNDRALRNIVVGLGGSANGFPREDGFIITAASEVMAILALSENMKDLKERLGRIIVALNTDRKIVRVSDFGIQGAMAVLLKDAMNPNLVQTTEGTPALIHCGPFANIAHGTNSIIATKMAMKLSEYTVTEAGFGADLGAEKFIDFVSRIGGFYPNAAVLVTTVRALKYHGGADLKNIHEENLEALKEGFKNLKVHVENLRKFNLPVVIALNRFGTDTEKEIAYVMKECERLGVRVAVSEVFEKGSEGGIELAKAVMEAAKDVKPVYLYEMNDPVEKKIEILAKEIYRAGRVEFSDAAKNALKFIKKHGFDDLPVIVAKTPKSISHNPSLRGAPEGYTFVVSDFLVSAGAGFVVALSGDINLMPGLPERPNALNMDVDNDGNVVGVS
- the efp gene encoding elongation factor P gives rise to the protein MIEVGDLKKGMFIIYDGEIYRVLEASKHFMGRGSGLIRTKLKNVKTGLVREVNFPSGDKVPEAELSFRKAQYLYRDGDHYYFMTLDDYEQHALSEEEIGDAKYYLVENMELDLVFHEGTPIGIELPTTVELTVVETEPSFKGDTVSGGGKPAVLETGLKITVPYFIEVGDKIKVDTRTGEYVGRV
- a CDS encoding Asp23/Gls24 family envelope stress response protein, which encodes MAEEYKNIEISDGVIKEIAIRSIEEFLGDVSSKVIKKIRKSLDVTRNPDDSLVIEFKIDVPYGESIPEYVSKLTEKIKHDVEMMTSMKVESINVTVENVFEKEEELEEEPEETKEDEEKKE
- a CDS encoding transketolase, whose protein sequence is MERFPYEKLPESELKELKELGRLCRGDILKMTYIANSGHPGGSMSSIDLYLTVFKYAKLKPVDDPARDRVVISHGHTSPGVYAAMARLGFVDLEEVLTGFRHHASVFEGHVTRGVGIIDWSTGNLGQGLSAGLGFALASRFTGNDYHVFVFMSDAEQAKGQVAEARRVAKKYGVTNLTVIIDYNDAQISGRARDVMPVNIKENYLADGWRVIEIDGHDYEQIYLALKEAIEDELNPVAILAKTVMGKGVSFMENEVKYHGKPLNREELEKALAELGIENDVDVYIEKRKQLPAEKHRKVYKTYPIKIDTGEPITYTSSTDNRSAFGKALLDLVKKNVNNPEATPIVAVDCDLKGSVKLDLLDKEFPEKLLEVGVQEHNAAAMAGALSAEGVITFFADFGVFGISETYNQHRLNAINGTNLKVVVTHCGLNVGEDGKTHHGLDYVSGPMNWYGFKVIVPGDPNQTDRAVRYAAKEYGNFVIAMGRSNLPIILDENGKPFFGEGYTFEYGKIDVVRKGDDAVIITYGSTLCEAVSAADELKKEGVNVTVLNVSCPVDLDIETLKMVNGKPVLVVEDHNVFTGLGSYLGTVLLENGILPKKYVRAGVPEFAVSGSYEMLYKLYGLDKEGIIYRLKEML
- the uvrB gene encoding excinuclease ABC subunit UvrB, with product MFKLVSEFKPTGDQPQAIEKLVEGLNRGMRFQTLLGVTGSGKTFTMANVIARVNRPALVISPNKTLAAQLYQEFKTFFPENRVEFFISYYDYYQPEAYIPTKDLYIEKNADINDVIVRMRMSTLKSVRTRRDVVVVASVSCIYATGDPNDFDRMNINLAVGDRIDVMELAERLARIGYQRTEDVSLSGCFRLRGDTVEIYPTYQDEGIRIEFFGDEVDSIALIDRFNRNTLERLDKIIIYPAVEFVTTEEKLKRAVESIEEELNERLSELKKQGKILEYERLKQRTLNDIELLETMGYCPGIENYSRHFDGRKPGEPPYTLLDYFDEDFIVFIDESHITVPQLRAMYNGDRSRKKNLVEYGFRLPSAYDNRPLTFEEFLKKTGQIIFVSATPGDFELSISEQVVEQIIRPTGLVDPEVEVRPTAGQVDDLVNEIVKVKERGERALVTVLTKKTAELLSEHLTELGIRSLYLHSELDAIERVEVLKKLRRGDVDVVVGVNLLREGLDLPEVSLVAIMDADVEGFLRSETTLIQIIGRTARNVNGKVIMYADRITNAMKRAIEETNRRRRIQLEYNRKHGITPRSVIKPLEIEVFEQFMVKEEPERYGDTVKNIFEMKKTLSPEEYMAILEEEMYRAASELRYEDAAALRDELFRVKEEIKKEKGL